Part of the Ictalurus punctatus breed USDA103 chromosome 9, Coco_2.0, whole genome shotgun sequence genome is shown below.
TCGATTTCTTCGTATTTGGCTTCTTTGCCTAGAGAGGTGAGGTGCACTATACTATGTGTTCAGTAGAAAATGATCTGGGATTCAAAGACTCACTCCCTTTAAAAGTGCATTGCACAACGTATAAAATAATGGCACCCTAGATATTTGTTTTATCTAGATGGACGCCATTTGGTAAATAAAAATGGAGGAAAGCTGTCATTTCAATGCAGTATTTAGATGACTAGCATGTCTAGATTTACTTTATCTCCCTCtacaaaggaaataaaaatcaatcagcCTTTTTCccccatgatgatgatgatgatgaaaaaggAGAAGTTAACCAGCTTTGCTACTGTCTGATTAGCAACGAATAAAACCATACTTCTTCTATAACTATGTGTGCATGACACCGCAACGATATAACTGATAAACAGAGCAGAAACTGACCTGTCTTTTGAATCAACGCAGCCTAAAACAGAAGCTCTGACAGCGGCGGATCTCCATCATGTGTTCTCACATGAACATGGGATGGTTTTGACAGGCGTATTGTTCCTCATAGCTGCATCTGACAAGTCCCGCCTTCTGCTCGCTGAATGGCTCGTATACACGAGCAAGCCGAGCTGATTGGACAGTTCACGGATCACTCACGTCACCGTCGCAACCACAGAACCaaattgtatttctttttttttctctctctctctctttcgctctcgaTATTAGTTCCCGTTTTAATTCTACTTCGTATTCTATTAATCGCGATACATTTGTGGTTACGACTATTAATTTTCGTTCACACTTTCGTTCACGGGCGGGGAATAAATCACATCACGAGTTGTTGTGGTTAATGCTTCAGTTTTAGGGTGAAGAGATGACGTCATCACACCGCGACCTATTGTggtccaaaaacaaacaaacaaacaaacaaacaaacaaacaaacaaaaaccggtgattaaattaaaatatggATTTGAAACTTTAAgtatggattttttaaaatcattttaacaGCACTTGCCATAAATTGTtgtttgatgttgttgtttttaaatacaaaaccCAATTCAGGACACCAGATAGTTATGTTTATAGCTACAATACCTAAATAACGACAtagaatcaaataaaataaaaataaaaacaataattatttaaaaatgtatttaaaaaatgtttatatcagTTGATAGTTATCCTTGACACATTAAAAAGAGTAAACCATAGCAGAGCAGATAAGAGAACTGGTTATATAAATGTGGTCAAAGAAATGGAaatttttatttggaattttctaaccctaaccctgaccctaacccttttcttttgaaattcagTTTACGCTTAGTGTATATTTTTGgtgtctatttttaaaaaaattatttatttattttttagtatgtttgatgtatatgtatattcattTCTGCACTGCGTGATTAATATGCATTATATCATGAGGGATCACTAATGGCCAGgtttgggagggttactttaaaaatgtattccattgcAGTTAcgaattacttcataaaaaatgtcatcagtagcgtaatccaagtatcacaatatgaaagcaatgttttggattacgtcaaggtcacatatgtaaataaagtcaagagaaaagtaatatgatctaaaatactttcatttagagcttattttacagctttaaaaacatgttcaatgtttggatttgttttaattaaataaacgaacgaatgaatgaatgtcttaatagcgttcaaaacagtgttactttgaatgcagattttaatacactgaaaaagacacactattagcatcatatgatatatatatatatctatatatatatatagatatatagatatatatcatatatatatataaattcctaAATTTTTtggaatgtccatggaataaaataaaatatctgatgccacgagtgaaccttctgccatcatttacacatttgaatggccatatAATACggagcaatgtgataacatgaaattatcttatatatataaaaaaaacaatcttatATGGTCATGGGCGTTGTTTTGattcaggacagctgtcatttgttGCTATTGTCAAACAACTGTTTGACTCTGTACACAGCAACGCTACACCTTTGCGGGTTCTCTGAGAGTAGGCTAACGGTTGAGAGGCACTGactttggccaatagttgctgcacgCCTTTTAGAATCGACCAATCAATGTGcgagaaggtgggaattacagagaggggttaaaacaatgaaaaccggcacacacatgatgcagtataagaccataagcacatcataatgaaactaaagccgaatcccggatattttctcaaacttatacgcttttttaaggtccgaaAAAGAGCAGGTATGGTCACCCTGACAAAAGCGTtgcagagaacaatttgtgttcattactACCAAATTAACTTATCACAAAAGTTATTTGTGCATACACCAGGACGTGGCTCGTGTGAGCcccgactggcaagagagaaccagaactatattcaagcagctgtctgtattatgtcaaaagattaatttcttgtAATCctgtaattgtaattaattgtaatcctgattgtattccctttttttttttttgtaatctgattactttgttttttgatataactgtaacggattacagttaccagttttttgtatcctgattatgtaacgctgttacatgtattccgttactccccaagcatactgcctataatatatatataaaataaattctttattttaacattttgagatactggatttttgatttccgtgaggtGTAAGCTGTAATCgtcaagattaaaataaaaacaaaaaaaaaggcttgaaatatctAGAAACAAACTAACTTgtccatgatattctaattttctgCGACGCGCCTGTGTAGTCAGTGTCATAGATTTAACAAGTTCAGGTATGATTAATACTAGGCGTAATACTTAAAATAAGTCATTTAAAATCATTTCCCTGATTGAAACACATTGTTGCTTTCATAATTATTCTGATCAACGCACTGTATGGTCAATTGCTGTTATTTACTAGAAAGTTACAACACACAGAATCACTTCAGTATGGAACCCATAAGCGGCCGTGCGTTATTACATTAATCGACTTAATTTTCCTATGTACTGGACATCCATCATCCCGAAGTCAGTGGagtttttgaatgttttttttttttttgttaaatgcctgaaataaggtctgtggttaacacaagctcaagatatgttCGCGTTTTAtactacgacataaaatacatcagtcagtacgtttacatggacgacaacaatccgatatgaacccgattaagaaactagcatgtaaacagcgattattgatgaccttaatctgactaaagtcatactcgaagtaaacacgaatgtggagtattcctgttttagtcgcattatgaaAGTGCATTATTGACACACCattcaggatttaaaaaaaaaaagcgtagaGGTGATGACGTCGAAGtcatgcgaccgtggtgtagttcattTATAGCCTAACATTAGGTTTTTACTCCTGGCGAGTGTATAGAAGCCTCAAAATCTTATGAATCGTATCTTAATGAACGAAACATGGAAGAATCacaaacttttgttggtcacagagtttattttatatatatatatacatgtatgtatgtatacaatAATGCCAACATAcatgtaacaccagtcccattcacaaagcgTGAGATTTTCTCTGGATAATATTACAGTGTCAGAAAACAGCTTTTGGTTATGTCAAGATGACGaggaaaattaagtcgagatcccGAGAAAACAACTTTCGTGCATAGCCGCTTAGATCTAACGTACTTCAGCgcccaaaaatattttttcaaagaCTTTTATCTTGGTAGGTTTGAAACCTTTATTTTGtcgagcatttgattggacgcTGAGATGCAAAAAAGGAACCAATCCCAGAGCGGCCGCATTAAACTGGCTCCGGCTTCTGCGGGAAGCTATCTAGTTTAGCTTTGTCACCACGGTAAAattgaatttgtttatttttattattataattttttaatcttGCTGTTGCGAGAAAGAAGACCACGAACGGTTTTATAACCACGAACGGTTCGTAGAACAGTTGAATACATGAAAAACTAAACGTCTTTCCAAacgttgttttcttttttccattagcggttttattttaacaaacatACTTTAGATAGGGATGTGTTCCAAAAAGGCCGCGCTATGAATCTAGGGTGCTTGAATGAGAGCGTATGAACTGGTCCGTCTATGACGTATGTAGGGCGCCTACGAGGAGGATAGCGAGCGGTTTGGGATTGAGCCGGTGTTTGTAACGCTGTTGTAGCTAAACGAGGGTCAACTCAAGGGGCGCAAGGTTATATAGCATCTAATGCAAGTTGGTTTAGGAGCGAGGAATCAGATTAAACTACATGATGCTTTAATTATAAGGATTTAGTCCTATTTTAATGAGAAATGAACACTAAAATCATCGATTTGTAAAGCCCGTTCGGTAGCTAGCTAGTGTGGTTTAGCATTCTTTTAAAATCCAGCCTGCTTTTGTAAacagttttcagtatttaaaggCAAATATTAGCACGGTTTAGTACAAAGTGCATGTTTTCAGAATGATGTAATGCTTTTAACACTATAACACCGGATTCTAGAGCTGAAGTTTCGTATATGTGGCTCTCGGAGTGTTTAAATGAGACTCGGATCTGtcatgtgtgtctctctctctgtctgtctctctctatcatgGATTCTTCTCATTTCAGATGCTTGGTGACTTGACCGCAGTGGACTGAAGCCCCCCGGACATCATGTCTTCCGTCGTGCTGTGATCTCGACCGCTCTGGGAATCAGAAATCGTCTGGTCTTGTCTTCAAACCCTCCTCCTCTGATACGATGGACACCGAAGCGGTGAGCTCCCTGTCCGTCTCGCCGCGGCTCGCTTCACAGACCTCTGTTCACTATACTGCACGGGTCATCACTGATACCTTGTCGTTTTCAGTCCGCTCTGGGACGTGTCCCAAATCGACCTCTGTACTCTGTAGGTACACTCCACTCACTTCTGGTACGCTCCGAACACGCCCTTAAACTTAAGTGTGGCATCGTATCGACTCGGCGGCGGTCTACAGTGGGCGTGTCCTAAATGAAGTTTTATTCGCCCTGACACGTTATCTTTTTGTGccgcagtgcattgtgggtactTTAtaccttctgtgtgtgtgtgtacgcaggAGGTGATTCCTATTTGGCAGAACAAACCTCATGGTGCGACCCGGAGTGTGGTGAGGAGAATCGGTTCCACACTGCCTCTCAAACCCTGTCCCAGAGCCTGTTTCCAggtaacacacgcacacaggtgCAAGACTGTACCACTGTAatatgatttctttctttctttttctctttctttctgtctgtttccttctttttgcccccccccccatttttatCGTTATTCCTATTGTTTCTTATTTTGCTTTTCATTctgttctttctgtctttcattctttctataCTTTGCCTttagttctttctttttctttgtttcactTCTTTGCTGATGATTGTGTCATTGTCTGCTCAttaatctttgtgtgtgtgtgtgtgtgcacgctcaGGAGCTTCCTGGTCTGAACCCACTGCGGCACACGGATGGCCCCCTGGTGCCCACGCTGGCCGACATCGCCTGGATCGCTGCTGATGAAGAGGAGACTTATGCCAGAGtcaggtaggtgtgtgtgtgtgtgtgtgtgtgtgtgtgtgtgtgtgtgtgtgtgtgtgtgtgtgtgtgtgtgtgtgagatcacgATAGTTTAATAAGCTCTATAGATTAAATGTAAAACCAGAAAGGCACATTTCTTAAGACAATGGCCTTCTCTTCTCCTATTGGTCAGGAGTGACACACGCCCCTTCCGGCAGGAGTGGAGGCCGACGCCCCTCATGGTCCTGCACAGGAACTCGTCAGTGCCCAATTTCCGGCGAGAGGGGAAGCGCATGGAGGGTCTGAGGAAGCCAGGTGCCACCGCCCTGAACCGCGCCACCGCCCTGCAGGACGAGCTGAGCCGCCTCCGCGCACAAATCGCCAAGATCGTAGCAGGAGAGAcgggtatacacacacacacacacacacacacacacacacacagagctagaTACCATCATCCACAGTGTTTCTAAACCAGGAAGTTAGgaaagtctttctttctttctttctttcttctgtctgTACGTTTTGTTCtacctttctttctctcgttctgtgtgtgtttgtctttcgTTCCTGGTTCCTTGTCTGCACTTTAAATGGTTTTTCAGGAAGTTTTTATTTGTTGGGGGTAATGTTTAATTCCTAACAAAGAGTTGTTATTAAACCTATTCATCATTACGACAGGTCTAAGTCGTCCTCATTGCTGTGAGAGCTTCTAAACCTTAGGTATGTTTCTCCTCTTCCGCAGACTCGAACCCCATCACCCCGGACCTCCTCTCTCCAGACGACACCACCGTCGGCTTCTCCATGGCTCCTTTCGAGGCCGCGGCGTTCCACCCGCTCCCCACCGCCTCCTTCGTCATCAGCGACGTCACAGAGgtggatgaggaggaggaggaggaggaggaggaattaGAGGATGAGTCGGAAGTCCCCGAGCTAGAGCCTGATCCCGTGCCCCCTGTCTGCATGACGGCATCGGCGACCTTTGACCTCGACCGGCCCACCATGGACTTCCGGGAGGCGGAGGAAGACACCGTGTCGCTGTCCAAGTCCACCAGCTTCGCTGACGTCAAGGACATCCTGAGGGACATGAACCGCATGAAGATGAGCAAGGACAGGTGAGAGGACTTTTACCTGATCGACAGGTTCATCTGATGTTGGGGGAGGGAATGGAAGACGGAATGGGGCGGGGGGGTGGGAATGGAGGGGTCCTGTAGATCTTAACGGGGTCTTAAGTCCACCATCAACTCCTTTGTCTCGCTGATGTTCAGGAGGGGGTTGTTCTCCGAGCCCCCCCGTACTGCTTGTGGTCTGTCTGTCAAGAATCCGGAGATCCACTGGCACAAAGCCTGGCTACGTCCCATGTCCTCCAACTCGGTATTGAGTTTGGAGGGAATGAAATGCCGAACTCCAGTCAACAAAcataatttcattgtacatttAATTTCCCTTCCTGGTGTCCAGATGGCTCAGGGCTGTGTGTAGGAGGTGTGTGATGGCGTCCAGGGTATCAGTTAATGAAGACGAAAGGCTGGTTAGAGACTTCATCACACTGAGGTCTGCCTCCACTGGTCTGCACATTTTAGGACTTGTACTCGTCCTCGTTCCCGATGGCGACCCCTGCGTGATGGGAAGGGGGGGCGAGATCTGAGCGATCCACCCACGGCTTCTCGTCGGGAACGGTTCCGATGATGGTTTTCGTGGCGCGCATCATCCGCCAGTCTCCAACACGTCGACGTCTTCAGTGCCGCGTCCGAACGTGTCCCGGTCGGCCTCACCGACCTCTGTTTCAGCCTTTCTTTGTATCTATGCAAGGGGAAGATGGCGGCACGGTCCGATTCCCCAAACGGCGGACGAGACCGTACCTTGTAGCTGTCTTTGAACGAAATGTAGCAGGGGTCCAGGATCCTTTCGCCCACGGCGGGGCAGGTGGAAGGTTGGCGCTGTTCAAGTCCCCCGCCACAATGAGCACACTGTCCTGGTGATGAGTCTGGTGTGGTGTTGAGTGAGGGTCTGATGTGTATTATTTGCAGTATcagttgtctgtctctttctttctttctttctggtctgtatgtttatttatttgtttgtttgtttgctttttccCTCAATTTCTGTCGATCTGTCCTGAACAATGTCTGTAATAGAAACGTTTCATCACAACTGTTAATCCCCCCTGTACTCTCTGTAATCTGtaacccgtgtgtgtgtgtgtgtgtgtgtgtgtgtgtgtgtgtgtgtgtgtgtgtgtagatattcCCGGGGCTGTACGTCGCTGATGGAAGAGGACTCGGCTACTCTGATCTCTGAAGCTCTGAGGAAGAAGTTCACTCTGCGGGATGAAGACGTTAATATGAAGAAGTGATCTGCCTTTTCTCCATGATCTCTGCGCCCACACACCCCGACatgtaagaacacacacacacacacacacacacacacacacacaccgacgcACAAGAATACAGCGCTTCTATTCTAAACAGGATTAGTCTGCGATATGAACTGTTTTTCGTCCTTGTCTTCCTCAGAGTGATGATCGTGTTTTCTGTGTCGCCAGGTCTGTGCCTGTGGACCGTTCACCATGGAAACGCTACAGCGCCCCATGATGCCAActttagctccgcccccttcCCCTCCTGCAGTGATTACAGCCTCACAGGAATAGAGCAGCTCCCtgctaaaatctctctctctctctctctctctctctctctctctctctctctctccccccctgtgtgtgtgtctctctctctctctctctctctctctctctctctctctctcaatgctGCCTCCtcagagagagagcacaggGTGGGGAATCTGAAGCATCAATAATATATCGTGTGTCGAATGTTGTGATCTCTTCTAGTTTGAGCAGAAGTGTTCGTCATCATTCAGCTTTCCTCACACACGTTCATTTACTGTTACgaaatgtctttttattattatttttcctttcaTCTTTCCTCCATCTCTTCTTTATGAAACCTAGCAATACATACTTGACTCATTTTGATAACTAGgctagattattattattattattattattattattattattattattattttccttgtattttatatattcacTTCACCAGGACGCACAAGTTCTTGAATATCTTTCGAAGTAGCGTATTTTCCCGATTTAATAATCTGAATTCTGTgtgtggagggggaaaaaaacgtcaTAACGATATAACGTTTCGCGTCCGTGTATTTGTACGGTAAAAGTGACGATTAACCGAAAGTTAGACGTCATTCCTCCCTTACGCTAAACGCTCGTCCAGTACACGTTTAccgggttttttttatttgaggaTTTTCAGCGATCTTTATCGTTCACTTTACGCAGCCGTCGAAGTACAAACCGCGTCAGGATTCACGGAAACGAACGCCAAATCCAGGGAACGCCGCGATCTCTCAAGACCGCCGcggattcgggccgagacgcgtcacgtgacgccGTCGCAACCTTCAAGTTGCGTCGCaaatttcaagaaaaaaaaaaaaaaaaacgcttttttttttttttttttttttttaactcataaAACGCAGAAATACTTTGAGGTTTGATTTTAAagattaggtgtgtgtgtgtgtgtgtgtgttgtataagTAGTTGTGTTcattgctgctgttgctgcctGTGTAGCTGCGGGGAACAAACCGGCTACGGACGAATTTGTCCGTAAATCGTTCGTAGGTGCGTTCACACAAGAAGCGCGGCGTTCgtgaaaatatatatctatacgCACGCAGACTCACTCACGCCACCCTCGATTAATCGGCTACAGATCCGATCTCCGTCGTCGACGATCCTCGTTGCCGCGGTTTAATGCACGGATTACGCTCTCGACTTTTACCCCAACGAATAAAACACCAAACTAACCAACGTCTCGTGTAAACGTACAGTTATTCCGTATCGACGACGAAAGCAAAGCCATCCCAAAGCGAATCCGTAAACGGAGCCGAGTGAGACTCGCTGTCGGGTTAGGTGAAAAGTAATGGCGCCCTATACGAGGAGGAAGCGCTGGAGCTGCGTTAACGGAAGGTCCAGCGTTCAGGAGACGCTCTTTTACTGCGTAGTCATTCTTAACACGCTGCGAGCTTTGCCCTTTTATGGAGTTTCGTGGGCGTGGCCGAATGCAAATCGGCCGTATCGCGGTAAATCACAGCAGGTTGGCGTTTATCAACGTACACACGTGGGGGGGGTAAAAAACCCAGCGGAACTTGTCGATCTTGCGGAATCGTTTCGGTCGGTTTTGGCCGACGTATGATTTTTACCAAGTGTAAAACGCACACAGATGGAATGTTGTACGTCATTTGCGTGTAATCTGCACGACTGTGTTTaagttttcagtgtgtgtgagattgatTTCACCATGCAACAGacatggggtgtgtgtgtgtatatatatgtgtatgtgttttcttTGGCCACAAATAACATCACAGAACTCTGAGACGTTTGCGCAACTCGAGACGCGATTTGCTTCACGATATTTACGTCTGCTCACAAAATAccagcattttaaaatcttattAAAGACGCATCGTTTCGACGTTTTCTTTCACAAGCAGAAATAATGAAGCTTACACAATCCGTTCAGCATTCCCTAATCCACACGGTACCGTGTGGGGTACTGGGGTGGTTGTTGTTGTGAATTGTGATGTCGTTTAGtgatattaattataatatcGTAATTCCTGACACGACTCTTATTTAGCTATAATTTCAAATACTGACAGGATCCGTTTCAGTCTGTACCGCAGAAGTGAAATTTGCTTAACGGAGCAGCGGTGAAAACACTTGAAGTACCCACAAGTTTCCACCCATATCCGGGACGTGACGTCGGAAATCGTGTACGTTTTATCCGTCTCTCTGCCTTTAAACCCTGAAGAAACGATCACGTCTGTAATATTTTCACGCGTCCGACGCTTGCTCGGATTCTGTCGATCGTACTCGCCGTAAAAACGTTCGTGCGGAAGTAGACGACCGCTTTGCGCACTAGTCGGTAAGCGCTGACGAGCTGAATAAGTGCACGCTCCCAGACCGTACGGGGACGTGTCGTGCTCAGAAGGTTCTGGAGTATAATTCGCCCCTAGGAAGATATGAAGAAGAAGCCATCTCTGACGGTTAGAGCTTTCAGGAGGCCTGCTGTGTGTTGGACAGATCCAAGCGTGTTttattacttcctgtttgatCACAGATTGAGAATTTTTCATCCAGAGGAACATTTGTGT
Proteins encoded:
- the mtfr1l gene encoding mitochondrial fission regulator 1-like, with the protein product MDTEAEVIPIWQNKPHGATRSVVRRIGSTLPLKPCPRACFQELPGLNPLRHTDGPLVPTLADIAWIAADEEETYARVRSDTRPFRQEWRPTPLMVLHRNSSVPNFRREGKRMEGLRKPGATALNRATALQDELSRLRAQIAKIVAGETDSNPITPDLLSPDDTTVGFSMAPFEAAAFHPLPTASFVISDVTEVDEEEEEEEEELEDESEVPELEPDPVPPVCMTASATFDLDRPTMDFREAEEDTVSLSKSTSFADVKDILRDMNRMKMSKDRYSRGCTSLMEEDSATLISEALRKKFTLRDEDVNMKK